One Mycolicibacterium doricum genomic window, CTGATCCGCGACGTGAACGACCAGCCGTGGCGCGCCGAGCTTCTCGGCAAAAGGCTGCACGGCGCGCTCGGGCCGCTGGCGCATGTCAACGTCATACCGCTCAACCCGACACCGGGCAGCGAGTGGGACGCGAGCCCCAAGCCCACCGAACGGGAGTTCGTGCGCCGGGTCCGTGAGTGTGGGGTGTCCTGCACCGTGCGTGACACCCGTGGTCGCGAGATCGCCGCGGCGTGCGGCCAATTGGCCGCCGAAGGCTAAACCGCATCTGCGCCGGGCTCGCGCTGCGGGGGCGCCCAAACGAACAAATTGGCGTGAAAGTGCGGGAGCTTCCTACCATTTCGTCGGTCTGGGCGGTGGTTGGAGGCAGCGTTACGGGGCGTTGGTGAACCAGACGTTCGGCCAGCCGTCGAATCTGCCACGTGCCGGCTTCATGCTGGGTTGCGCGTCAATCCGATTGTGGCGCGCGCCCCTGACCGATGTGCCCCGCCGCGCTACCACGGCCGGCGCCGCTCGGCCATCCCTGAAGGCCGATGCGGTTCGGCGATTGAATGCAGACGGTACGAATAGAGGGAAAAGTGTAACGCTGAGGCAATCATCCGACGTGCACGGAGCTGCGCGTGGTGCGGGTGGGGGCCACCGATTCGCTGGTGTGCTGCGGTTGCCGCCCCAAAGACTCCGATCTCCCCGGGCCGTTAGCGCGTCCAGCCGCGGCGGCGCAACCACCAGTCGCGGGCGACCCAGCCGACCAGTACCGCGGCGAACCCGATAAGGAAGGCGTTTTCGACGTTGCCGACGTGGTTTCCGTGCAGCATAGCCAGCAGGAACGCGGCGCCCAAGAGCAGTGAGATGTGGATGACCCGCGGGTTCTCCTTGCTCCAGCCCCACTGCGCGGACGGCACGTCCTCGACGTCGACGCCGGTGTGTCGTTCCACCTCGGTGTTGGCCACGGGTGCTCCTCACAGTCGGAACTCAACTGCACTCATTCTGGCATACGACGGTGTGTCGTAACCGGCGCGATCCCTAAAGCGTGTCGAACAACTGGTTGTGGTCGAGTCTGCGGAGTTGTAGGGCGGTTTGGTTGAGGTAGGGGAAGCCTTCGTGGGCGGTGAGCGTGTCATGTGTCATGTGTACGTCGGCCACCCCCTTCGGTTCGGTGCTGGTTGTTGGCCATATCGCCGTCCACCAGCTGCTCGAGGAACCAGCGCGCCCCCCATTGCCACGGCAGGTGAAGGTCTTTGACGAGGAACGACGCCACGATCATCCGGACCCGGTCGTGCATCCAGCCGGCCCCGGCGAGCTGACGCATCCCGGCATCGACGATCGGGAAGCCAGTGCGGCCGCGCTTCCACGCGTCGAAGCGCTCTTCGGCCGTCGTCCCCTCGTCGACCCGGATGCCGTCAAAACCGGTGTTCCACTTCCACCACGCGCTACGCGGCCATTCGTAGAGCACCGCTGCGTAGAAGGCGCGAAACGCCAGCTCCCGCAGATACGACTGGGCGCCGTCGCCGCACCCGAGGTCACCGACCATCGTGCGGACGTGGATCGTGCCGAATCTCAGGTGCGCCGACATTCGACTGGTGACGTCGAGGTCCGGGCGGTTTCGATGGTCGGCGTAACCGTCCAGTTCGTCGGCGACGAACGCCTGCCAGTGCTGCGCCGCCGCCCGCTCGCCCCGAGGGTATGTCCAAGGGCGTGCCGTCGTGGGGAATCTCGGTCTGCATATCGCGGGTCGTCGGGTGCGTCGGGTCGATCCATGTCGCCGACTCCGGTCCACTGTGTGCAGGCGCGCGCCACCGGTGTCTGCGCCAGGCGTCGAAGAACGGGCTGAAGACCCCGTACGGCGTCCCGTCGCCCTTGGTCACCCGCCCTGGCGACACGATGTAGGGGGAACTGGGCGCTCCGAGGACGATGTCGCCCAACGCCTTGCGGACGGCCTCGTCGCGCCGCCGTGCGAAAGGGGTGAAGTCATCGGAGACCTACACCGCCGACGCGTCGATGCGCTTCACGACTGCGAGGAATCCTCTCCTGCGGGCGCCCGCACATTACGAGCAGCCGGCTGCCGAGCTGCTCGCGCAGCTCGCGCAGTGCGTCGTGCAGGTACTGCCGCCTGCGCGGACCCGCCGTCCTGTGCAGTCTCGGGTCCAGGACGTAGCAGGCGAGCACCTCACCGCCGCCTTGCGGCGCATCGACCAGTGCAGGCAGATCGCGCAGCCGCAGATCGCGGCGGAACCACAACACCGTGGGCATGACCTTGGATCTGCCCCGATGCCCGAGGCGGGAAACCCGGCGCCGATGACGGAACTGTGACCGGTCCGTACCCGGCACAGCCCCGGACGGCCTGCCACAATCCTCCCATGGCTGCCGGCGTCGAGGACTATCCGCGCGACATGGTGGGTTACGGTTCCCGACCTCCTGATCCGCAGTGGCCCGGCGACGCCCGCATCGCGGTGCAGTTCGTGCTGAACTACGAGGAGGGCGCCGAGAGCTCCGTCGTACACGGCGACCCGGTGTCGGAGACTTTCCTGTCGGAGATCATTGCGGCGCAGCCGTTTCCGAACCGGCACATGAGCATGGAGTCGCTATACGAATACGGCTCACGCGCGGGACTGTGGCGGCTGCTACGGATCTTCGAGCGCCGTGGATTGCCGCTGACGGTGTTCGGGGTGGCGCTCGCGTTGGCGCGGAATCCCGAGGCGGTCGCCGCGTTCACCGAGCGCGGTGACGAGGTGGCCTGTCACGGTCTGCGCTGGATCAGCTACCAACTCGTCGATCCCGACGTCGAGCGGGCGCACATGGGGCAGGCGGTGGCGCTGCTGACCGAACTGACCGGCCACCCACCGGTGGGCTGGTACACCGGTCGAGACTCGCCGCAGACGCGCAGGCTCGTGGTGGAGCACGGCGGCTTCCTCTACGACTCGGACTCCTACGCCGATGACCTGCCGTATTGGACGACGGTGGGCGGAGGCGCCCACTTGGTGGTGCCCTACACGTTGGACACCAACGACATGCGGTTCGCCATCCCGGGCGGTTTCCCAAGCGGCGCAGAGTTCTTCACGCATCTGCGCGACGCCTTCGACGTGCTCTACGCCGAGGGGGCGGCCGGGAGCCCGAAAATGCTGTCGGTGGGGCTGCACTGCCGGCTGGTCGGGCGGCCGGCTCGGACCGCGGCGCTGGAACGCTTCCTCGACCACATACAGGCTCACGACAAGGTGTGGATCACCCGGCGGGTCGACATAGCACGGCACTGGATCGAGCACTTCCCAGCCCGCTCACAGCCGCAAGGGCAGCCCATCCGGTAGGGATGGGCTGCCCTTCGGTCGCCGTCAGTTGGCGGGCGGCATCAGCACGGTGTCGATGAGGTACACCGTGGCGTTGGCGGTCTTCACCCCACCGCACACCACCGAGGCGTCGTTGACCTTCAGCTCCGAACCGTGACCGGTGACGGTGACGTCGGCGCCCTGCACCGTCTTGTGGGTGCCGACCACGGCGTCCGGAGCGGCCTGTCCCGGCACCACGTGGTAGGTGAGGATGCTGGTCAGCAGGGGCGCATCGGTCTTGAGCCGCTCGATCGTGGCGGGATCGATCTTCGCGAACGCCTCATCGGTGGGCGCGAACACGGTGAACTGGCCCCCGTTTAGGGTGTCGACCAGGTTCACCCGCGGATTCAGTTGTCCTGAAACGGCTTTGGTGAGGGTGGTCAGCAGCGGGTTGTTGGACGCGGCTGTCGCCACCGGATCCATCGCCATGCCCGCGACCGAGCCCGGGCCCTGCGGGACCTGCTGGGCGTAGGCCGCGCACCCCGGGCCCACCAGTCCGGCCGCCGGCTGCGCCTGGGCGGTGGCGGCGACGCCGAGGGACAGCCCGGCGGCGGCGACCGCCGCGAAGCCTGCGCCCAGTACGCGATTGACGTTGAGGTTCATCTTGTCTTTCTCCTTTGTTCTACGGGTTGGGTTTCGTGGGCGGGATGCGTCAGTTGGCGGGCGGCATCAGCACGGTGTCGATGAGGTACACCGTGGCGTTGGCGGTCTGCACGCCGCCGCAGACCAGTCCAGCCCCGTTGACCTTCAGGGCCTCACCCTCACCTGTGACGGTGACGTTGGCGCCCTGGACGGTCTTGTGGTCACCGGGCACCTGGTCCGGGGCGGCCTGTCCCGGCACGACGTGGTAGGTCAGGATGCTGGTGAGCAGGTCCGAATCCGTCTTGAGCGTCTCAACGGTGGCGGGGTCGAGCTTGGCGAACGCATCGTCGGTGGGCGCGAACACCGTAAATTCGCCGCCGTCGAGGGTGGCGACCAGGTTGACGTTCGGGTTCAGCTGACCGGAGAGCGCCTGCGTGAGCGTCTTGAGCATC contains:
- a CDS encoding DUF2631 domain-containing protein, coding for MANTEVERHTGVDVEDVPSAQWGWSKENPRVIHISLLLGAAFLLAMLHGNHVGNVENAFLIGFAAVLVGWVARDWWLRRRGWTR
- the puuE gene encoding allantoinase PuuE, producing the protein MAAGVEDYPRDMVGYGSRPPDPQWPGDARIAVQFVLNYEEGAESSVVHGDPVSETFLSEIIAAQPFPNRHMSMESLYEYGSRAGLWRLLRIFERRGLPLTVFGVALALARNPEAVAAFTERGDEVACHGLRWISYQLVDPDVERAHMGQAVALLTELTGHPPVGWYTGRDSPQTRRLVVEHGGFLYDSDSYADDLPYWTTVGGGAHLVVPYTLDTNDMRFAIPGGFPSGAEFFTHLRDAFDVLYAEGAAGSPKMLSVGLHCRLVGRPARTAALERFLDHIQAHDKVWITRRVDIARHWIEHFPARSQPQGQPIR
- a CDS encoding fasciclin domain-containing protein, with the translated sequence MNLNVNRVLGAGFAAVAAAGLSLGVAATAQAQPAAGLVGPGCAAYAQQVPQGPGSVAGMAMDPVATAASNNPLLTTLTKAVSGQLNPRVNLVDTLNGGQFTVFAPTDEAFAKIDPATIERLKTDAPLLTSILTYHVVPGQAAPDAVVGTHKTVQGADVTVTGHGSELKVNDASVVCGGVKTANATVYLIDTVLMPPAN
- a CDS encoding fasciclin domain-containing protein encodes the protein MNTTSSKTTLASTTRPHPRRRTMAAAGLSALAILGVAACSSEETASNASSASSAASSAVESATSSAPTSRAAADPAANLVGSGCAAYAEQVPSGPGSVAGMAQEPVTVAASNNPMLKTLTQALSGQLNPNVNLVATLDGGEFTVFAPTDDAFAKLDPATVETLKTDSDLLTSILTYHVVPGQAAPDQVPGDHKTVQGANVTVTGEGEALKVNGAGLVCGGVQTANATVYLIDTVLMPPAN